The Treponema sp. OMZ 790 genome includes the window CTTTGAATGTAGCGGGCGGTATGATAAAGATTAAATTGTCATAAATCTCCTTACTTTCATCTCCCCACCAGTCGGGTGCATGATATAAAATGTCCTCAAGTTCTTCTTTTGATATGACAAAAACTGAAATATCTAAACTAAACTAAACTAAACTGATTTTTAATCATTTCCTCAATCCGGCTTGTAGTTTTGACTATATCGGCTTCATCACCTGAAAAAATCACATTACCACTGTTCAAATAGGTTTTTACCTCTATATAATTAAGTTTTTCAAAACCTTGCTTTAATTCTGCCATTGGCACTTTGTTTTTTCCGCTTATATTGATACCTCGCAATAAGGCGATATATCTTTTCATATTTTTAACCTCCTCTACAAATTCAAATTTAGCTATACCTACAAACAAGGATTAAATATTCGCTTTGAACCAGTTGTCTAAAAAAGTCATTTGTTCCTCTGTATGAAACCAATGCTCGCCATTCTCCATAACCGTTAAGTCCGCATTTATTTTACCCGCAAAATTTGTCATGGTCTCTACTGATGTCATATTGTCGTTATCCGCAAAAAGAATATTTGTCGGTATATCCCAATGTATCGTATTCTTTCTAACATAGCTCAAGTATTGCCAAGATAAGGATTCGCCAAAAGAAGTTTCAATGTCTTTCTTTAAAATGAGTTCATCTTCCGTTATATTTTCACATTTCATTATATTCAAAATTATTCTTTCCATATCAATAATAGGCGAAATCAACATCGCTTTTTCGATAGGCATATCTGATAAAGATATTAGTGAAAAATATGCTCCTATGCTATTTGCAATTAAATAAATTTTATTATATTTAGAAATGATGGAGTTGAAATAATGTATAAACTCAATTTTAGCATCCCACGGATTTAATGATTTATAATCAAATCCGATTATTTCAAAGCTATCGTCAAAAAATTGTTTATAGTGATTAGCTTCTTCCGCATTACCCCCCTTACCATGAACATATATAACAGCATTTTTCATTCAAATTCCCTCCACAATTCCAATTTACTTGCTCCCATAAACCGGGAGTTATATCTCCGTTATAGCTCCTTTACCATCTGCATTTCTCTAAAATGCTTATCACAAAATGTGTACTCTATTTCTTTGATTTCCCTGAAACCGATGGAGGTATACATTTTATATGCAACAATGTTTTCCAAAGATACGCTTATATACAGTTTATCAGCATTGTGTTTTTTCTTGAAATAATCAAAAAACGCTGCTACAGCCTGTTTGCCGTAACCTTTACCTTGAAATTGCTTCCCTATCATAAAACGGCTCATAGACCATCCGGGAAAAGTTTCATCATAGTCATACAAAATAAAACCCACCATTATATCTTCACGGTAGATTCCTAAAGTGTAAAGCCCATCTTCATAAGCCGCTTCAACTAATGACTGTTTGTTATCCGCAACAAAGCCCTCTTGACTATCATCAATGGTCAATGCCATACAGTCCCAATAGTTTGATTTATCAATTTCTCTAAAAATCATTATTATTTTCTCCAACAACTTTTAATTTATCCAAATTGATATTTTTTCATTATATCACTTTTCCTATATTTGGTCAGTTAGTCAAGCTGTGATACACTGTAGTAAAATCCGGTATATATGACTACAATTTCCGTAAAACCGGTCATAATGATAAAGATATGTTTGAACGAAACAGAAAACCTGTAGCTGCTCATTATCGGCAATAGTCAGGGGTAATTTCTTCCCTCATTTTTTCAACTATTTTTCCCTATCACCTTAAGACTTGCCTATTCTGATTATCTCCACAAATAGAGTCGACACTGTTCCTTATTGTGTTAGTTGGGCAAATCGGGAGTTATTGTATCCTTGTCGGAATAAAAACTGTGTTCTTTTCAAAAATACCAAATGCAAATCCGAAGTTATAAAACAAAGGCATGTTTTCAAATGAATTAAAACTTGTCCTATTTACAAATTCATTTAAGGAAATTGTTTCAATATATCCGTATGGATTTGCAATTATAACGCTGTCATTTCTTATGTCCATTCCAACTACCAGCGAATAATGCAATGTCCATTTGTCGTCATGTTTTGCTGCCCATTCAAATGGGACAGGAACACCATCTGCTAAAGAGTCATATACTTTGTCAATCAACTCGCTATTGGTAAGGTATTTGTACATTGTTGTCTGAAATTCGGGGAACTGATGGTTGAACTCATCACAAAAAGCTTTCCCTGTGGAAGTTACGACTTTTCCATATTTTTTATAAAGATCTTCTTCCGTAACTTTTCCGCCGTTCCATGCAGAAAACATTTCAATTACAGCATATCCGCAAGAAACATCCTGATTTATAACCTCTATACCATCAACAAAAACCGGTGTCCGATACTTTTCATTATTTATAACAACAGAATAGTCATCTTTGATTCTATTTGTTTTTACTGCCAACACTGTAAAAGCGATTCCGACAATAAAAACCGGAATGATAATAAATAACAAGATAGCAATCAACGCTATTTTTCTATTATTTTTCCGCATCCCTTTAGCCTCCGCAAATTCTAATTTGTCAATTTCTCGTCCATCTGATTATATCATTTTTCCTGTATTTTGTCATTCAATGAAAAGGCTGCATAATTAGAGATCATAATCCCCTTTGCAATCTTTGCGTCCCTTGCGGTTTATCTTATTACTTTCGATTGACTTAAAAAACTATTTGAGTTAGAATAAGTCCTATGAAAAAGCGTATCTTTTTGGACAATGCAGCAGGGGCCTTTCCTAAGGCGCCCGGCCTCGATCACGCCCTCGCAAGGGCTGTTAATATGGGAACGGGAAACATTAACCGCAGCACCTACACCGAAACGGAAGAAGCAGGCCTTGCAGTTATCGAAACAAGGGAACTCTTGTGTAAGCTCTTTAACTTTCAGCCGGCTACCCATGTTATTTTTACCTCGGGAGTTACCGCAAGTTTAAACTATATTATTAAGGGTTTTTTAAAAGCCGGAGACAGGGTCTTAACAAGTTCTTTTGAGCATAATGCCGTAATGCGCCCCTTGGTTCAAATGGAAAAATCGGGCGTTAAGATTGACCGTGTTCCTGCGGTTTTAAAAAACGGAGGAGCCTTTGTAGACACATCCCTAATCGAATCCATGATAAGGCCCGACACCCGTCTCGCCGTGTTTTCTCACGCTTCGAATGTAACCGGCTTTATTCAGCCGATAGAAGAAATTGCCTCAATCCTAAAAAAGCACAATATTCCGCTGGTAATAGACGGAGCCCAAAGTGCAGGCCACATCCCCGTTGACCTTGCAAAATTAAAACCTGCGGCCTTTTGCTTTACGGGACATAAGGGCTTACTCGGCCCGCAAGGAACAGGAGGCATCCTCTTCGATAAGGATTTTGCAAAAGAGGTCGAGCCCCTTATCACGGGCGGAACGGGAAGCGCATCCGACTCGGAAGTTACCCCTTCCTTTATGCCCGATAAATTCGAAGCCGGAACTCAAAACATAATCGGAATCGCAGGTCTTTACCACAGCCTGAAATGGCTGGATTCTTTCGGGATTCAAAACATTCACACAAAAGAACAAAAACTGCTTAAACTTTTTTTGGACGGAATAAAGGGTCTCCCGATAAAAATAGCCGGAGGAGATTCTCCTGAAAACAGGGTCGGAATAGTTTCGATAGATTTTTCAGAACTAATGGATAATGCAGAAGCCGGCTCCATTCTCGAAGAAAAATACGGCATCCTTACCCGCTGCGGCCTTCACTGTTCGCCTTCGGCACATAAGTCCATCGGTACCTTTCCGCAAGGCACGGTAAGGTTTTCGACAGGCCCCTTTACCATAGAAGAAGAGATTGAAACGGCAATAAGGGCAGTAAAGGAGCTTTGCTCAAGGACTTAGCTGACCCTAAGAATTTTTTCTTCACGCTTGGTAACAAGACCGATAATCGCAGGCTTTCCGCAAGGCGTGTTTTCCAAGGCTTGAGACAGTTCTTCATAAAGAGCAGCCGCATCTTCCTTGTCTACAGAAATCAATAGCCCGCCCGACGTTTGAGGATCGAACATCAGGTCTTGGTATGCAAGAGGAACATTTTCAAAGGCAACATTTTCTCCGACAAAATCCCTATTGGTATAAACGCCGGCAGGCAAAAATCCCGTTTGAGCGCTTTCAATCACAGAATCATAAATAGGAATGGATTTGTAATCCACCTCAATGCTCATACCGCTCCCCTTCCCCATCTCGTAAAGATGACCGAGAAGGCCGAAGCCTGTAATATCGGTACAGGCGTTTATCCTATATTTTACCATGATATCGCGGGCCTTAGCATTTAAAAAAGCCATAATCTTATAACAGCGGTCAAGCTCTTCAGGCGGCGACATATCGGCCTTTGAAGCCGTAAGCAATACTCCTGTTCCTATGGGCTTGGTTAAAATTAAAACGTCGCCTTCCTTTGCCGTCGAGTTTTCTAAAATTTTTTTAGGATGAACGAAGCCGTTAACGGCCAAACCGTATTTAGGCGAATCGTCATAGATGGTATGCCCGCCGCAGACAATGGCCCCGGCCTCATAAACCTTATTGAAGCCGCCGCGTAAAATTTCTTTTATCATGTCTTCAGGCATATCCTTGGTTATACAAAAAAGATTTAGTGCCAGCTTGGGCTCTCCGCCCATCGCGTAAATATCGCTTAAAGAATTTGCGGCGGCAATTTGTCCGAACATGTAGGGATCACCCGAAACAGGCGGAAAAAAATCTATGGTAGAAATAAGAGCCGTTTCATCGTTTATTTTATAAACTGCGGCATCATCGGAAGTATTAAAGCCTACGAGTAAATTATCGTCATTCCTTACGGAAAAATGTTTTAAAAGTTTATCGAGTGCACCCGCACTCAGCTTTGCACCTCAGCCGGGATTCTTTGCAGATTTTAATAAATCGAAATTTTCATTAATAAGTGAACAGCTCATATCAGCCTCCCTGAAGTAGTATTACATAATTTTAAATTATGGTCAAGATAAAAATGGGGTATTGAACATTTAATTTTATAATTGTATACTACAACCGACAAAATCTCATTCAGGAGGAAGTTATGAAGATGAGTAAAAAGGTAAGAGCTATCGTATTATTTGCAGCAGCTCTTTTGGTATTTGCTTTTGCCTCAGAGCCTAACCCGGTACTTTACGGTACGGCAAAGGTAAAAGGCTCGCCCTCAGCCGGCCCGAATTTCGAATACGGATATTCCGTATGTCTAGACGTAGAAATTGATGCCCAAGGCAAAATCATCAAAGTAAGCGATGATGAAAAAAATACCGATGCATCAATAGAAGCGGATATTAGCGGAAGCGCAGGAACAAACAAAGTCTATTGGAAAAAGTTTTTAGCAGACAAAGGTTTTGATAAATATAAGAACAAAACCTTAAAGGATGTAAAAAAAATAAATGTAGGTATTCCCGGAAAAGCAGGCCCCGATGTTGTCGGCGGAGCCTCAGCTTCTTCTCTGGCTGTAAAAATGGCGGTTCTTCAAGCATTAACGTTGGATGCTTCAATAAAAGAACTTGAAACATATAAAAATCCGGAGAACTACAAAAAGGCCGAACAAAAAAAATTGGAAAAAATAGTTACGGAAGGAAAAACTCTTCTTGAAAGTTTAGAAACTTATGAAGAAATAGAAAAGGCCCTTGAAGAATTAAAACAAAAATTGGATGCATTAAAAACAAAGTAACGCTCAACAAAAAACGGCGGTAGTATCTATCAACACTGCCGCCTTAATCGCACTATCGGAAGCTTCTAAAAACATCAGTTTTTAGAGATGCCCGGTCACACTTCAACGTACTTGCCGTCTTCACCTAAAAAATAAAAAGCGTCGTAATCAAATTGACTAAAATCATCTTTATTGAAGGCTAGACCTTCTTTAAAAATTAATTTTAATGCAGTACCGCAGCTTGAACTTACAGAACGCGGCACCGGAACAAGTTTTGCAGTCAATCCTCCTGTCGCAGCATTATCCGTTTTATTCACGGATCTCATGCAGACAAGAGAATCGTAATGCGTATGAAAAGTAATTAAATACTCTTTCATTATTTTGATACGGCAATTTTCCAGCCGTCATTAGTCGGTTCAATCTTTGTTTGAGCCTTTGAATTATCGCAAAAGCGTTTTATATTTTCTTTTGCAGTTTCGTTATCTACCAACACCACAAAGGCAGAATTTGATCCAAGAGCTTTTTTGGTTAAAACCACAGGTTCGGGGCAGGCAAGCCCTCGAGCATCTACAATAATATCAGACATAATATTTCCTTATAATAAAAACCTTATTTATTTTTCAAAGAATAATAGATACTTACAAAGGCTGTAAGAATCAAGCCTACAACAACAGCTATCATTCCGGCACTTGTTACTCCCTTGGGAGAAGATGCAAGTCCGAAGTTATG containing:
- a CDS encoding DUF1697 domain-containing protein — translated: MKRYIALLRGINISGKNKVPMAELKQGFEKLNYIEVKTYLNSGNVIFSGDEADIVKTTSRIEEMIKNQFSLV
- a CDS encoding alpha/beta hydrolase; the protein is MKNAVIYVHGKGGNAEEANHYKQFFDDSFEIIGFDYKSLNPWDAKIEFIHYFNSIISKYNKIYLIANSIGAYFSLISLSDMPIEKAMLISPIIDMERIILNIMKCENITEDELILKKDIETSFGESLSWQYLSYVRKNTIHWDIPTNILFADNDNMTSVETMTNFAGKINADLTVMENGEHWFHTEEQMTFLDNWFKANI
- a CDS encoding GNAT family N-acetyltransferase translates to MIFREIDKSNYWDCMALTIDDSQEGFVADNKQSLVEAAYEDGLYTLGIYREDIMVGFILYDYDETFPGWSMSRFMIGKQFQGKGYGKQAVAAFFDYFKKKHNADKLYISVSLENIVAYKMYTSIGFREIKEIEYTFCDKHFREMQMVKEL
- a CDS encoding C39 family peptidase; protein product: MRKNNRKIALIAILLFIIIPVFIVGIAFTVLAVKTNRIKDDYSVVINNEKYRTPVFVDGIEVINQDVSCGYAVIEMFSAWNGGKVTEEDLYKKYGKVVTSTGKAFCDEFNHQFPEFQTTMYKYLTNSELIDKVYDSLADGVPVPFEWAAKHDDKWTLHYSLVVGMDIRNDSVIIANPYGYIETISLNEFVNRTSFNSFENMPLFYNFGFAFGIFEKNTVFIPTRIQ
- a CDS encoding aminotransferase class V-fold PLP-dependent enzyme, whose amino-acid sequence is MKKRIFLDNAAGAFPKAPGLDHALARAVNMGTGNINRSTYTETEEAGLAVIETRELLCKLFNFQPATHVIFTSGVTASLNYIIKGFLKAGDRVLTSSFEHNAVMRPLVQMEKSGVKIDRVPAVLKNGGAFVDTSLIESMIRPDTRLAVFSHASNVTGFIQPIEEIASILKKHNIPLVIDGAQSAGHIPVDLAKLKPAAFCFTGHKGLLGPQGTGGILFDKDFAKEVEPLITGGTGSASDSEVTPSFMPDKFEAGTQNIIGIAGLYHSLKWLDSFGIQNIHTKEQKLLKLFLDGIKGLPIKIAGGDSPENRVGIVSIDFSELMDNAEAGSILEEKYGILTRCGLHCSPSAHKSIGTFPQGTVRFSTGPFTIEEEIETAIRAVKELCSRT
- the selD gene encoding selenide, water dikinase SelD, producing MSCSLINENFDLLKSAKNPGUGAKLSAGALDKLLKHFSVRNDDNLLVGFNTSDDAAVYKINDETALISTIDFFPPVSGDPYMFGQIAAANSLSDIYAMGGEPKLALNLFCITKDMPEDMIKEILRGGFNKVYEAGAIVCGGHTIYDDSPKYGLAVNGFVHPKKILENSTAKEGDVLILTKPIGTGVLLTASKADMSPPEELDRCYKIMAFLNAKARDIMVKYRINACTDITGFGLLGHLYEMGKGSGMSIEVDYKSIPIYDSVIESAQTGFLPAGVYTNRDFVGENVAFENVPLAYQDLMFDPQTSGGLLISVDKEDAAALYEELSQALENTPCGKPAIIGLVTKREEKILRVS
- a CDS encoding FMN-binding protein — its product is MKMSKKVRAIVLFAAALLVFAFASEPNPVLYGTAKVKGSPSAGPNFEYGYSVCLDVEIDAQGKIIKVSDDEKNTDASIEADISGSAGTNKVYWKKFLADKGFDKYKNKTLKDVKKINVGIPGKAGPDVVGGASASSLAVKMAVLQALTLDASIKELETYKNPENYKKAEQKKLEKIVTEGKTLLESLETYEEIEKALEELKQKLDALKTK
- a CDS encoding DUF3343 domain-containing protein, translated to MKEYLITFHTHYDSLVCMRSVNKTDNAATGGLTAKLVPVPRSVSSSCGTALKLIFKEGLAFNKDDFSQFDYDAFYFLGEDGKYVEV
- a CDS encoding sulfurtransferase TusA family protein produces the protein MSDIIVDARGLACPEPVVLTKKALGSNSAFVVLVDNETAKENIKRFCDNSKAQTKIEPTNDGWKIAVSK